In Chryseobacterium gotjawalense, the following are encoded in one genomic region:
- the tuf gene encoding elongation factor Tu, which produces MAKETFNRNKPHLNIGTIGHVDHGKTTLTAAISKVLSDKGFGTARDFSTIDSAPEEKERGITINTSHIEYETANRHYAHVDCPGHADYVKNMVTGAAQMDGAILVVAATDGPMPQTREHILLCRQVNVPNVLVFMNKVDMVDDAELLELVEMEVRDLLSSYDYDGDNAPVIQGSALGGLNGDAKWVAKIEELMDAVDSWIELPVRDVDKTFLMPIEDVFSITGRGTVATGRIEAGVINTGDPVDIVGMGDEKLTSTITGVEMFRKILDRGEAGDNVGLLLRGIEKTDIKRGMVIAKKDSVKPHKHFKAEVYILSKEEGGRHTPFHNKYRPQFYVRTTDVTGEIFLPEGVEMVMPGDNVTITVELLQPIALNVGLRFAIREGGRTVGAGQVTEITD; this is translated from the coding sequence ATGGCAAAGGAAACGTTTAATCGTAACAAACCACACTTGAACATTGGTACCATCGGTCACGTAGACCATGGTAAAACTACACTTACTGCAGCAATCAGTAAAGTATTATCTGACAAAGGATTCGGAACAGCTAGAGATTTCTCTACAATTGATTCTGCACCAGAAGAAAAAGAAAGAGGTATTACAATTAATACTTCACACATTGAATATGAAACTGCAAACAGACATTACGCTCACGTAGACTGTCCAGGTCACGCCGATTATGTGAAAAACATGGTTACTGGTGCTGCACAAATGGATGGAGCTATTTTAGTAGTAGCTGCTACAGACGGACCAATGCCTCAAACAAGAGAGCACATCCTTCTATGTCGTCAGGTAAATGTACCTAATGTACTTGTTTTTATGAACAAAGTAGATATGGTAGATGACGCTGAATTATTAGAATTAGTAGAAATGGAAGTAAGAGACCTTCTTTCTTCTTATGACTATGATGGTGATAATGCTCCGGTAATTCAAGGATCTGCATTAGGTGGACTGAATGGTGATGCTAAATGGGTAGCAAAAATCGAAGAATTAATGGATGCTGTTGATTCTTGGATCGAACTTCCAGTTAGAGATGTTGACAAAACTTTCTTGATGCCAATTGAAGACGTTTTCTCTATTACAGGTAGAGGTACTGTTGCAACTGGTAGAATTGAAGCTGGTGTAATTAACACTGGAGATCCAGTAGATATCGTAGGTATGGGTGATGAGAAGTTAACTTCTACTATTACCGGTGTTGAGATGTTTAGAAAAATCTTGGACAGAGGTGAAGCTGGTGATAACGTAGGTCTATTGTTGAGAGGTATTGAAAAAACCGACATCAAAAGAGGTATGGTAATCGCTAAGAAAGATTCAGTGAAACCACACAAACACTTCAAAGCTGAGGTTTATATCCTTTCTAAAGAAGAAGGTGGTCGTCACACTCCATTCCACAACAAATACCGTCCACAGTTCTATGTAAGAACTACAGACGTAACAGGTGAGATTTTCTTACCAGAAGGTGTAGAAATGGTAATGCCAGGTGATAACGTAACTATTACTGTAGAATTGTTACAGCCAATCGCTCTTAACGTAGGTCTTAGATTTGCGATCAGAGAAGGTGGTAGAACAGTTGGTGCTGGTCAGGTAACTGAAATCACTGATTAA
- the secE gene encoding preprotein translocase subunit SecE — protein MSLVDFIKGSYTEFKDRVEWPKWPELQSSTIVVTIGTVLMAIFTFGVDSLFSKSIANMISLFINLFN, from the coding sequence ATGAGTTTAGTAGATTTTATTAAAGGTTCTTATACCGAATTCAAAGACAGAGTAGAGTGGCCAAAGTGGCCGGAGCTGCAATCATCTACCATAGTAGTAACTATTGGTACCGTGTTAATGGCTATTTTTACTTTTGGTGTAGATTCATTGTTCAGTAAATCTATTGCGAATATGATATCGCTCTTTATCAATCTGTTCAATTAA
- the nusG gene encoding transcription termination/antitermination protein NusG, with protein sequence MSDLKWYVLKSISGQENKVKAYIENEMKHYGLEDFVTQVVIPMEKVIQIRNGKKVPKEKPYYPGYLMVEANLVGEVPHIIKNIPGVISFLSSTKGGDPVPMRKSEVNRMLGRMDELSEFAVETAIPFVVGENVKVIDGPFNGFNGTVEKLHEDKKKIEVSVMIFGRKTPMELSFMQVEKV encoded by the coding sequence ATGAGTGACTTGAAGTGGTATGTTCTGAAATCCATCAGTGGACAGGAAAATAAGGTGAAAGCCTATATTGAGAACGAAATGAAGCATTATGGCCTTGAGGATTTTGTAACTCAAGTAGTCATTCCTATGGAAAAAGTAATCCAAATTAGAAATGGTAAAAAGGTACCGAAAGAAAAACCTTATTACCCAGGATACTTAATGGTAGAAGCTAATCTTGTAGGAGAAGTTCCTCACATTATCAAAAATATCCCAGGAGTAATTTCTTTTTTGAGTTCAACCAAAGGGGGTGATCCTGTACCGATGCGTAAATCAGAGGTAAACAGAATGCTCGGTAGAATGGATGAACTTTCTGAGTTCGCAGTTGAAACTGCTATTCCTTTCGTAGTAGGTGAAAACGTAAAAGTAATCGACGGACCTTTCAATGGTTTCAACGGTACGGTAGAAAAACTACACGAAGACAAAAAGAAAATAGAAGTTTCAGTAATGATTTTCGGAAGAAAAACTCCAATGGAACTAAGTTTTATGCAAGTGGAAAAAGTATAA
- the rplK gene encoding 50S ribosomal protein L11, with protein MAKKVFKMVKLQVKGGAANPSPPVGPALGSAGVNIMEFCKQFNGRTQDKPGQVLPVVITVFEDKSFEFVIKTPPVAIQLLEASKQKKGSGEPNRLKIGAVSWDQVGKIAADKMVDLNCFTIDGALTMVAGTARSMGLRVTGTKPTNA; from the coding sequence ATGGCTAAAAAAGTCTTTAAAATGGTGAAGCTCCAAGTGAAAGGAGGAGCAGCTAATCCATCTCCACCAGTAGGTCCAGCCTTGGGTTCTGCCGGGGTGAACATTATGGAGTTTTGTAAGCAATTCAACGGAAGAACTCAAGACAAACCAGGACAAGTTTTACCTGTAGTAATTACAGTATTCGAAGACAAATCATTTGAATTCGTTATTAAAACTCCACCAGTTGCAATCCAACTTTTAGAAGCTAGTAAGCAGAAAAAAGGTTCAGGAGAGCCGAACAGACTGAAAATTGGTGCTGTTTCTTGGGATCAAGTTGGTAAAATTGCTGCAGATAAAATGGTAGATCTTAACTGCTTTACTATTGATGGTGCCCTTACTATGGTTGCCGGAACTGCAAGATCTATGGGATTGAGAGTAACAGGAACTAAACCAACTAACGCTTAA
- the rplA gene encoding 50S ribosomal protein L1 gives MAKLTKKQKEALSKIEKNKIYSLDEASALVKEVNFAKFDASVDIAVRLGVDPRKANQMVRGVVSLPHGTGKDVKVLALVTPDKEAEAREAGADYVGLDEYLQKIKDGWTDVDVIVTMPAVMGKLGPLGRILGPRGLMPNPKSGTVTMEIGKAVSEVKSGKIDFKVDKYGIIHAGIGKVSFDAAQIRENASELIQTLLKLKPTASKGVYVKSIYLSSTMSPGIAIDTKSVN, from the coding sequence ATGGCAAAATTGACAAAAAAGCAAAAAGAAGCTTTAAGCAAAATAGAAAAAAATAAAATTTACTCCCTTGATGAAGCATCTGCTTTGGTGAAAGAAGTAAACTTTGCAAAATTTGACGCATCTGTAGATATCGCAGTTCGTTTGGGAGTTGATCCTAGAAAAGCGAACCAAATGGTAAGAGGAGTAGTTTCTCTTCCACACGGTACTGGTAAAGATGTGAAAGTATTGGCTTTGGTAACACCTGATAAAGAAGCAGAAGCAAGAGAAGCTGGTGCTGATTATGTAGGTCTTGATGAGTATTTACAGAAAATAAAAGACGGTTGGACTGATGTTGACGTTATCGTTACGATGCCAGCTGTTATGGGTAAATTAGGTCCTTTGGGTAGAATTTTAGGCCCAAGAGGTTTAATGCCAAATCCAAAATCAGGAACTGTAACCATGGAAATCGGTAAAGCTGTATCTGAAGTAAAATCAGGTAAAATTGATTTTAAAGTTGATAAATACGGTATTATCCATGCAGGAATTGGTAAAGTATCTTTCGATGCTGCTCAAATCAGAGAAAATGCTTCTGAATTAATTCAGACTTTACTTAAATTGAAACCAACTGCGTCAAAAGGTGTTTATGTGAAAAGCATTTACTTGTCTTCTACCATGAGTCCGGGTATTGCAATTGATACTAAATCTGTAAACTAA
- the rplJ gene encoding 50S ribosomal protein L10 yields the protein MTKEDKVLVIQELKEVLQDAKVVYVASLEGMNAAATSDFRRQAFKQNITVKVVKNTLLQKALEQIEGVDYSEMFPTFKGNSALMISETANAPAKLIQGFRKKAEVPALKSAYLQETFYVGDENLATLVSIKSREEMIGEIITLLQSPLRNVLSALQNKDEANGNAEEAAPVAEETPAEEAAPEASTEATDAPGAE from the coding sequence ATGACAAAAGAAGATAAAGTATTAGTAATACAAGAATTAAAAGAAGTGTTACAAGACGCGAAAGTTGTTTATGTAGCAAGTCTAGAAGGAATGAATGCTGCTGCGACTTCAGATTTTAGAAGACAGGCGTTCAAACAAAATATCACTGTAAAAGTTGTAAAAAACACTTTACTACAAAAAGCATTGGAGCAAATCGAAGGAGTAGATTACTCTGAAATGTTCCCTACTTTCAAAGGAAATTCAGCGTTGATGATTTCTGAAACAGCAAATGCTCCGGCAAAGTTGATTCAGGGATTCAGAAAAAAAGCAGAAGTTCCAGCTTTGAAATCTGCTTATTTACAAGAAACATTCTATGTTGGTGACGAAAACTTGGCTACACTTGTAAGCATCAAGTCTAGAGAAGAAATGATCGGTGAAATCATCACATTACTTCAATCTCCACTTAGAAATGTACTTTCTGCACTTCAAAATAAAGATGAAGCAAACGGAAACGCTGAAGAAGCTGCTCCAGTTGCAGAAGAAACCCCAGCCGAAGAAGCTGCTCCAGAAGCAAGCACTGAAGCAACCGATGCACCTGGTGCAGAGTAA
- the rplL gene encoding 50S ribosomal protein L7/L12 has protein sequence MSDLKNLAETLVNLTVKDVNELATILKDEYGIEPAAVAVAAVAGAGEAVEEKTEFDVILKAAGASKLAVVKLVKDLTGAGLKEAKDMVDSAPTAIKEGISKDEAEALKKQLEEAGAEVELK, from the coding sequence ATGTCAGATTTAAAAAACTTAGCGGAAACGCTTGTAAACTTAACCGTTAAAGACGTAAATGAATTAGCTACTATCCTTAAAGATGAGTACGGAATCGAACCAGCTGCTGTAGCTGTAGCTGCTGTTGCAGGTGCAGGTGAAGCTGTTGAAGAAAAAACAGAATTCGATGTAATCCTTAAAGCTGCAGGTGCTTCTAAATTAGCAGTAGTAAAATTAGTTAAAGATTTAACTGGTGCAGGTCTTAAAGAAGCTAAAGATATGGTAGATTCAGCTCCGACTGCAATCAAAGAAGGTATCTCTAAAGACGAAGCTGAAGCTTTGAAAAAACAATTAGAAGAAGCTGGTGCTGAAGTAGAATTGAAATAA